In Apus apus isolate bApuApu2 chromosome 27, bApuApu2.pri.cur, whole genome shotgun sequence, the following proteins share a genomic window:
- the LOC127394852 gene encoding claw keratin-like: MSCSSLCVPSCGVAAPAPLADTANEPCVRQCPDSTVVIQPPPSVVTFPGPILSSFPQQAVVGSAGAPGVGGGYGGTFGGRGGYGGYGGYGGYWGYGGYGGYGGYGGYGGYGSCGYGGWSRGHRYLNGNCGPC; the protein is encoded by the coding sequence atgtcctgctccagcctgtgtgTCCCTTCCTGCGGGGtggccgccccggccccgctggcTGACACGGCCAACGAGCCCTGCGTGCGGCAGTGCCCCGACTCCACCGTGGTGATCCAGCCCCCGCCCTCAGTGGTCACCTTCCCcggccccatcctcagctccttcccccagcaagCCGTGGTGGGCTCAGCAGGAGCCCCCGGTGTTGGAGGGGGCTATGGTGGCACTTTTGGAGGCCGTGGGGGCTACGGGGGCTATGGAGGTTATGGAGGCTACTGGGGCTATGGGGGCTATGGAGGTTATGGGGGCTATGGGGGCTACGGGGGCTACGGGAGCTGTGGCTACGGGGGCTGGTCCCGAGGCCACAGGTACCTCAATGGCAACTGTGGGCCCTGCTGA